One window of the Nicotiana tabacum cultivar K326 chromosome 4, ASM71507v2, whole genome shotgun sequence genome contains the following:
- the LOC142180032 gene encoding receptor-like protein Cf-9, translated as MIQFLQMGCLFLVLVSVLHYPFVFSSNIPFSNHLCRQDQSLALQQLKFKLAIDDSASADCDSNGHIAYPKTFSWNSSTDCCTWDGVTCDRITGQITGLDLSCSQLHGTIDSNSTLFQLSNLQKLNLAYNDFSPSQISSKFGWFPSLAHLNLSNSGFSGRVPSKVSYLSNLISLDLSENLEELRFGPHTFKLILQNLTQLRELYLTFTYISSALPSNFSSSLAVLNLPSTELSGKIPDENFHLPKLQKLNLGSNSDLTGHLPKIKWNSSSSLTELDLSSSGFSGNVPDAIGHLSSLSFLDFSSCYFSGTIPQSIGNLTKLNNLRLFSNNFNGSLPSTISNLVQLVEFDISSNNFSGDIPNIFSNFTKLKSLSLADNLFTGLFPSSVTNLTKLESLILSNCSIAGPIPSIATGFPNLILLFLSDNLLTGEIPSWIFDLPSLKFLQMRANHLTGQLKEFGYNLLEVLDVGGNKLHGPIPRSFSKLVNLTTLDLSTNNFSGGLDIGMFSNCKQLRRLGLSFNNLSVFSSHKHMALPSSIGRLYASSCNIRELNFLQAATRIGQLDLSNNKIYGKIPDWAWSDWQSSLFYLNLSSNFLTAINPLHDFENLVYLDLGSNLIQRELPAPPPCMFLFIVSKNNFTGKLPSPLCRMSTLVILDLSSNSLSGVIPKCLVNMSRSLSVLDLHDNQFHGTVPTKFGRESTLRSLNLRNNKLEGTLPQTLANCRALEVLDLGENLLNDTFPKWLGTLPRLHVLSLRSNRLHGPITTSRKQVLFSKLKILDLSYNDFTGNFPERYFRNLKAMMISDRTGTPTLYIGEDLYHDSVTVSIKGQQIEIVRILSIFATIDFSSNKFEGDIPKYIGNLRSLRALNLSHNRLIGPIPQSFGNLSVLESLDLSSNQLSGKIPQQLATMNFLAVMNLSQNHLIGRIPRGPQLDTFENDSYSGNAGLCGFPLSRNCGDNEMPQQPPSFEADEEEDDPGFMDWRAVVIGYGCGMVFGLFMGYVVFLTGRPKWFVRIVNEEGYRMVKKIEAKRRRRKRRG; from the coding sequence ATGATTCAATTTTTGCAGATGGGATGCTTATTTCTTGTTCTTGTTTCTGTGTTACATTATCCATTTGTTTTTTCGTCTAACATTCCTTTTTCAAATCATTTATGCCGCCAAGACCAGAGCTTGGCTTTGCAACAATTGAAGTTTAAATTGGCCATAGATGACTCTGCTTCTGCTGATTGTGATTCAAATGGTCACATTGCCTACCCAAAGACATTTTCTTGGAATAGCAGCACTGATTGTTGTACCTGGGATGGAGTAACATGTGATAGAATTACAGGTCAAATAACCGGTCTTGATCTTAGTTGCAGCCAACTTCATGGAACAATTGATTCCAACAGCACCCTCTTCCAGCTTTCTAATCTGCAAAAGCTTAATTTAGCATACAATGATTTCTCCCCTTCCCAAATTTCAAGCAAATTTGGCTGGTTTCCAAGTTTGGCACATCTTAATCTCTCGAATTCTGGTTTTTCAGGCAGAGTACCTTCAAAAGTATCATATCTATCTAACTTGATTTCACTTGATCTTTCCGAAAATCTTGAGGAGTTGAGATTTGGACCTCACACTTTCAAATTGATCCTTCAAAACTTAACTCAACTAAGGGAGCTTTACCTCACCTTTACATACATCTCTTCAGCACTCCCATCAAACTTTTCCTCTTCCTTGGCTGTTCTGAATCTTCCCAGCACAGAATTGTCTGGGAAAATCCCTGATGAAAATTTTCATTTGCCAAAACTACAAAAGCTTAACTTAGGAAGCAACTCGGATCTCACGGGACATTTGCCAAAGATTAAGTGGAACAGTAGCAGCTCTTTAACGGAGTTAGATCTTTCTTCATCAGGCTTTTCCGGGAATGTACCAGATGCTATTGGTCATCTCAGCTCTTTAAGTTTCCTAGATTTCTCAAGTTGCTACTTCTCTGGAACCATTCCTCAATCTATAGGGAATctaacaaagctcaataatttgCGCCTCTTCTCGAACAACTTCAATGGTTCACTGCCATCAACAATCTCAAATCTGGTGCAACTAGTTGAATTTGATATTTCATCTAACAACTTTAGTGGTGATATTCCAAATATTTTCAGTAACTTCACCAAGCTCAAATCTTTATCCCTTGCAGATAACTTGTTCACAGGGTTGTTTCCATCCTCAGTTACAAACCTAACAAAGCTGGAGAGTTTAATACTCTCTAATTGTTCAATTGCTGGTCCTATTCCTTCTATCGCCACTGGATTCCCAAACCTCATTTTGCTCTTCCTATCAGATAACTTGCTTACTGGGGAAATACCATCTTGGATATTTGATCTTCCTTCCTTAAAATTCTTACAGATGAGAGCCAATCATCTTACTGGTCAACTTAAGGAATTTGGATACAACTTGCTAGAAGTTCTTGATGTTGGTGGCAATAAGCTGCATGGACCTATCCCAAGATCATTCTCCAAACTTGTGAACTTGACAACACTAGATCTTTCTACGAACAACTTTTCTGGTGGTCTAGACATTGGTATGTTTTCAAACTGCAAACAACTTAGACGTCTTGGTCTTTCTTTTAACAATCTGTCGGTGTTTTCCAGCCACAAACATATGGCCTTGCCGAGTTCTATTGGAAGATTGTATGCATCTTCCTGCAATATAAGGGAATTAAATTTCTTACAAGCTGCAACGAGAATTGGTCAATTAGATCTTTCCAACAACAAGATCTATGGCAAAATTCCTGATTGGGCGTGGTCTGATTGGCAAAGCTCATTGTTTTATCTGAATCTTTCAAGCAATTTTCTAACTGCTATTAACCCACTTCATGACTTTGAAAATCTTGTTTATCTTGATCTTGGATCGAACTTGATTCAAAGAGAACTACCCGCTCCACCTCCCTGCATGTTCCTCTTCATAGTCTCAAAAAATAACTTCACCGGGAAGTTACCTTCACCGTTATGCAGGATGAGTACCCTTGTGATTCTTGATTTGTCCAGTAACAGCTTGAGTGGAGTAATTCCAAAATGTTTGGTAAACATGAGCAGGAGTCTCTCAGTGTTGGACCTGCACGATAATCAATTTCATGGGACAGTTCCAACAAAGTTTGGCAGGGAAAGTACTTTGAGAAGTCTcaatttgcggaataataaactAGAAGGAACATTGCCACAAACCCTGGCCAATTGCAGAGCGCTGGAGGTACTTGATCTTGGAGAAAACTTGTTGAATGATACATTTCCAAAATGGTTGGGAACACTTCCTAGGCTACATGTTCTCAGTTTGAGATCCAATAGGTTACACGGCCCGATTACCACTTCAAGAAAGCAAGTCTTATTCTCTAAGTTGAAAATCCTTGATCTCTCTTATAATGACTTCACTGGGAATTTTCCAGAAAGGTATTTCAGAAACCTGAAAGCCATGATGATATCAGATCGAACGGGAACTCCTACATTGTATATTGGAGAAGATCTATACCATGATTCCGTGACAGTGTCTATAAAAGGGCAGCAGATTGAAATTGTGAGGATTCTTTCTATCTTTGCAACCATTGATTTCTCAAGTAACAAATTTGAAGGTGATATACCAAAATACATTGGCAATCTTAGGTCACTTCGAGCTTTGAATTTGTCACATAACAGACTTATTGGTCCAATACCTCAGTCCTTTGGAAATTTATCAGTTCTTGAATCGTTAGACCTGTCGTCAAACCAACTCTCAGGGAAGATTCCACAACAACTTGCAACTATGAACTTTCTTGCTGTCATGAATCTCTCACAGAACCATCTGATCGGACGCATACCTAGAGGTCCACAGCTTGATACATTTGAAAATGACTCGTATTCAGGAAATGCTGGATTATGTGGATTTCCTTTGTCAAGAAATTGTGGAGATAATGAGATGCCGCAACAACCTCCTTCATTTGAGgccgatgaagaagaagatgatccAGGGTTTATGGATTGGAGAGCAGTGGTAATAGGATATGGTTGTGGAATGGTGTTTGGATTGTTTATGGGATATGTCGTTTTCTTAACAGGGAGACCAAAATGGTTTGTGAGAATTGTCAACGAAGAAGGATACAGGATGGTTAAGAAAATTGAGGCCAAGAGAAGACGTCGGAAAAGAAGAGGATGA